In Phycisphaerae bacterium, a genomic segment contains:
- a CDS encoding iron-containing alcohol dehydrogenase encodes MDNFTYCNPVKIVFGKNTISQLNQLIDPKAKILLTYGGGSIKKNGVYRQVKAALKKRKVVEFGGIEPNPTYETCLKAIALGRKEKINFVLAVGGGSVLDGSKFIAAGIPYKGKNLWDIVSSFGQILKTVIPIGTVITLPATGSEMNAFGVISRLSTTEKLAFGSPLCYPKFSILDPQTTYSLDKKQLRNGIVDTFVHVAEQYATVDLNTALQDKYAEAIFKTLIEIAPAVMSGKKNYDARANFMWCATQALCGILGCGIKQDWSTHGIGHELTAFFGPAHAETLAIVLPAMWKYEIKNKSAKFAKLAENVWGVKKGTAKQKANAAIKHTVKFFHSLGMPTSLKNYGITSKDIEKIVQRFADRGMVIGENGDIDSKAVRKILKLSL; translated from the coding sequence ATGGATAATTTCACCTATTGCAACCCGGTCAAAATAGTATTCGGCAAAAACACAATCTCGCAATTAAACCAGCTTATAGACCCAAAAGCGAAGATTCTTTTAACCTACGGCGGCGGCTCAATTAAGAAAAACGGCGTCTACCGACAGGTTAAGGCCGCTTTGAAAAAACGAAAAGTCGTCGAATTCGGTGGTATTGAGCCTAACCCCACTTATGAAACCTGCCTCAAGGCTATTGCCCTCGGCAGAAAGGAAAAAATCAATTTCGTTCTCGCCGTCGGCGGAGGTTCGGTACTTGACGGCTCGAAATTCATCGCCGCGGGAATTCCTTATAAGGGCAAAAACCTCTGGGATATTGTTTCAAGCTTCGGACAAATCCTTAAAACCGTTATCCCTATAGGAACAGTTATTACTCTCCCGGCAACAGGTTCGGAAATGAATGCCTTTGGCGTTATATCGAGATTAAGCACAACCGAAAAACTCGCTTTCGGCAGCCCGCTTTGCTATCCGAAATTTTCGATACTCGACCCGCAGACAACTTACTCCCTCGACAAGAAACAACTGCGCAATGGCATTGTTGACACATTCGTTCACGTCGCCGAGCAATACGCCACTGTCGATTTGAACACCGCTTTGCAGGATAAATATGCCGAGGCGATTTTTAAAACTCTTATCGAAATCGCCCCCGCCGTAATGAGCGGCAAAAAAAATTACGACGCCCGCGCCAATTTTATGTGGTGTGCGACGCAGGCGCTGTGCGGCATTTTAGGCTGCGGCATAAAACAGGACTGGAGTACTCACGGCATCGGCCACGAGCTGACGGCCTTTTTCGGCCCAGCCCACGCCGAGACTCTTGCGATTGTTTTGCCGGCTATGTGGAAATACGAAATTAAAAACAAGTCCGCAAAATTTGCCAAACTTGCCGAAAACGTCTGGGGCGTAAAAAAAGGCACTGCAAAACAGAAAGCCAACGCCGCGATAAAACACACCGTTAAATTCTTCCATTCGCTCGGTATGCCGACGTCACTGAAAAATTACGGTATAACATCGAAGGACATCGAAAAAATCGTTCAGCGTTTTGCTGACAGGGGCATGGTAATCGGTGAAAATGGCGACATTGATTCCAAGGCAGTCCGGAAAATTCTGAAATTGTCTTTATAG
- the purM gene encoding phosphoribosylformylglycinamidine cyclo-ligase — MAEYLTYSKSGVDIDANDEMVDRIQTSIQSTLGPRVINVPGGFAGLFRLDYDEKIFRKNYKKPVLVACTDGVGSKVLVARQMKKIDTLGFDLVAMNVNDMLVMGAEPLFFLDYLAINKLEPAKVADMVESIAAACRVANCALIGGETAEMPDIYKKDDFDMAGFAVGIVEKNKIITGSKIEAGDVVLGLASTGLHSNGYALARNICFKKLGLKVDQEIPELENRTIGEVLLAPTRIYVRSIIKLLSHYKVKHVVHGMAHITGGGLPGNVPRVVPSNCDVVLDKSSWKRQPIFDFMQKNGPVEEEEMYRVFNMGIGFTLMVAPDFADSIAEQLAHSGETVYKIGTIRKGSGKIIIK, encoded by the coding sequence ATGGCTGAATATCTCACTTACTCCAAATCGGGCGTCGATATTGACGCGAATGACGAAATGGTGGACAGGATTCAAACCTCTATCCAGAGCACGCTTGGCCCTCGCGTAATTAACGTCCCCGGCGGCTTTGCGGGCCTGTTTCGTCTCGACTACGACGAAAAAATCTTCCGTAAAAATTACAAAAAACCTGTTCTTGTCGCCTGCACCGACGGCGTCGGCTCGAAGGTCCTCGTCGCAAGACAGATGAAAAAAATCGATACGCTCGGCTTCGACCTCGTAGCAATGAACGTCAACGATATGCTCGTTATGGGCGCAGAGCCGCTGTTCTTCCTCGATTATCTGGCCATAAACAAACTCGAACCGGCCAAAGTGGCCGATATGGTCGAAAGCATCGCCGCCGCATGCAGGGTCGCAAATTGTGCGCTCATCGGCGGAGAAACAGCAGAGATGCCCGACATCTACAAAAAGGACGATTTCGATATGGCAGGTTTCGCCGTCGGCATTGTCGAAAAAAATAAAATTATCACCGGCTCAAAAATCGAAGCCGGCGACGTCGTGCTCGGCCTCGCCTCGACCGGCCTCCACAGTAACGGCTACGCCCTCGCCAGAAATATCTGCTTTAAAAAACTCGGACTTAAGGTTGACCAGGAAATCCCCGAACTCGAAAACAGAACCATCGGAGAGGTACTGCTGGCCCCGACAAGAATTTATGTCCGTTCGATAATCAAACTTCTCAGTCACTACAAAGTAAAACACGTCGTTCATGGAATGGCTCATATCACCGGCGGCGGCCTGCCGGGCAATGTCCCGAGAGTCGTTCCCTCTAACTGCGATGTGGTCCTGGATAAATCAAGCTGGAAGAGACAGCCCATTTTTGATTTTATGCAGAAAAACGGCCCTGTCGAAGAAGAAGAAATGTACCGTGTATTCAATATGGGTATCGGTTTCACCCTGATGGTTGCACCTGATTTCGCCGATTCAATCGCCGAACAGCTTGCTCATAGCGGTGAAACCGTTTATAAAATAGGTACTATCCGCAAAGGCAGCGGAAAAATAATTATAAAATAA
- a CDS encoding FAD-binding protein has protein sequence MSDYIVLVKQVPDITQITDNAFNLETGTLIRSRLASVINELDTHAFAVAERMNKLSGKGGKIIALTMGPPMAQEVLRYCFARCADTGVLLTDKSLGGADTCATANPLAFAIKKIAKDLLGGSKDYYIVSGMQSVDGDTAQVPAQIAEELNIPCIPYVTDVEYKNGQFEFTGIISGGSQVVSCRKSPAVITVAKYEYPTFATFEGTRRASKFELIKWGASEINATHVGIDGSKTRVISVFPPGKTTRKCQHITEPAELAKIIVENFGAERQNGDTSNYSYVLPAKRANIFDRSFEGTKKESEDYKLFEGVLEKAGVEKLSDITGEVKEKILSAAGEHFHKKALEDMLEGLQTTKPSYEGQVWVVAERDGGKLHPATFELIGKGRSLADSLDTQVGVAVAGSDIQGLSRELIEAGADFVYMIEHPLLAEFDPATYRKVLSDTIGRYWPQIVLYAATPRGRVLAPMIAYRLGCGLTADCTGLEIKDSSRKKQIAVLMQTRPALGGNVMATICTKDSRCQMATARPGVMKRLPADAERKGKVIKEPADISEKDLSLKIIKTEKGTGQINLGAKVVVSGGKGMQSRDNYEKLLNDLIASLGQRLNTVVEKGASRAAVEQGFIDRIHQVGQTGTSIGPKLYIALGISGAIQHMIGVANSDIIVAVNSDPNAPIFKHCDYYITGTVEKIVPQLSALLTKDKN, from the coding sequence ATGAGCGATTATATAGTACTTGTAAAACAGGTTCCCGACATAACGCAGATTACTGACAATGCCTTTAATCTCGAAACGGGCACCCTAATCCGGTCGAGGCTTGCGAGCGTTATCAACGAACTCGATACCCATGCCTTCGCAGTTGCCGAGAGGATGAATAAATTAAGCGGCAAGGGCGGCAAAATTATCGCGCTGACGATGGGCCCGCCAATGGCGCAGGAAGTATTGCGATATTGTTTTGCGAGATGCGCCGATACCGGCGTTCTCCTGACGGATAAATCACTTGGCGGAGCGGATACCTGCGCGACGGCGAATCCTCTTGCGTTTGCCATAAAAAAAATCGCAAAGGATTTGCTCGGCGGTTCCAAAGATTATTATATCGTAAGCGGAATGCAGTCTGTTGACGGCGATACGGCACAGGTGCCGGCACAAATCGCAGAGGAATTAAATATTCCGTGCATTCCTTATGTAACGGATGTGGAATATAAAAACGGGCAGTTCGAATTTACAGGAATCATAAGCGGAGGCAGCCAGGTTGTAAGCTGCCGAAAGTCGCCGGCGGTTATAACAGTCGCCAAATATGAATACCCGACGTTCGCGACATTCGAAGGGACGCGCCGAGCGAGCAAATTCGAGCTTATAAAATGGGGAGCAAGCGAAATCAACGCTACGCATGTCGGCATTGACGGCTCAAAGACCCGCGTCATATCCGTTTTCCCGCCGGGTAAAACCACGAGAAAATGTCAGCACATAACTGAGCCGGCGGAGCTTGCGAAAATAATAGTTGAAAACTTCGGCGCGGAACGGCAGAACGGGGACACATCGAATTACAGTTATGTTCTGCCTGCGAAAAGAGCAAATATTTTCGACAGGAGTTTCGAAGGTACAAAAAAAGAAAGTGAAGATTATAAACTTTTCGAAGGTGTACTTGAAAAAGCCGGTGTTGAAAAATTATCTGATATTACGGGAGAAGTAAAAGAAAAGATTTTGAGTGCCGCCGGCGAACATTTTCACAAAAAAGCGCTGGAAGATATGCTCGAAGGACTCCAAACAACAAAGCCTTCGTACGAGGGGCAGGTATGGGTGGTTGCGGAACGGGACGGGGGAAAATTGCATCCTGCGACATTCGAGCTTATAGGCAAGGGGCGGAGTCTTGCCGATTCGTTAGATACGCAAGTCGGCGTTGCAGTCGCAGGCAGCGATATACAGGGATTGTCCAGAGAGCTTATCGAGGCAGGGGCGGATTTTGTTTATATGATAGAACATCCGCTGCTTGCGGAGTTTGACCCGGCGACCTACAGAAAAGTATTATCAGACACCATAGGCCGGTATTGGCCGCAGATTGTCCTCTATGCAGCGACGCCTCGTGGTCGAGTTCTTGCACCGATGATTGCGTACAGGCTCGGCTGTGGTTTGACTGCGGACTGTACCGGACTTGAAATAAAAGACAGCAGCAGAAAAAAACAAATCGCCGTGCTGATGCAGACAAGACCCGCACTTGGCGGCAATGTTATGGCGACGATATGCACGAAAGATTCTCGCTGTCAGATGGCAACAGCCCGGCCGGGCGTAATGAAGAGACTTCCTGCCGATGCGGAGCGAAAAGGGAAAGTCATAAAAGAGCCGGCCGATATAAGCGAAAAAGATTTGAGCCTGAAAATTATCAAAACAGAAAAAGGCACGGGCCAAATTAATCTTGGCGCCAAGGTTGTGGTAAGCGGCGGCAAGGGAATGCAGAGCAGGGATAATTATGAAAAACTCCTGAACGACCTTATCGCATCGCTGGGACAAAGACTTAATACGGTTGTGGAAAAGGGCGCATCGAGGGCGGCGGTAGAGCAGGGATTTATCGACCGTATTCATCAGGTCGGCCAGACCGGGACGTCGATAGGGCCCAAACTTTATATCGCGCTGGGGATTTCCGGAGCGATTCAGCATATGATAGGCGTTGCCAACAGCGATATTATCGTAGCGGTCAACAGCGACCCGAACGCGCCTATTTTCAAACACTGCGATTATTATATAACAGGAACAGTAGAAAAAATCGTGCCACAGCTTTCTGCGCTATTGACAAAAGATAAAAATTAA
- a CDS encoding KTSC domain-containing protein, with the protein MNRISVQSSNIRSIGYDTDKRILEVEFNSGSIYQYSGVSEYEYEGLLNASSKGRYMNTHIKDRFTCIQVR; encoded by the coding sequence ATGAATAGAATTTCAGTACAATCAAGTAATATTCGTTCAATTGGTTATGATACGGATAAAAGGATATTAGAAGTAGAATTCAATTCTGGGAGCATTTACCAGTACTCTGGCGTGTCGGAGTATGAATATGAGGGATTATTAAATGCTTCATCAAAGGGTAGATACATGAATACCCACATCAAAGATCGATTTACATGTATCCAAGTGCGTTGA
- a CDS encoding electron-transfer flavoprotein:ubiquinone oxidoreductase, whose translation MNKTSVIIVGAGPAGLSAAITLKHQQSDAEICVIDKAAEAGNHNLSGATLEAGALESLMGQVNPQWHQSEEAKDILAYRVTKDNTMFFAGDKLAFNIHIAIQLAEKFKINFGQMKHQGDYIISISRLTKWLCQTAKDMGVEVIHGFAAEDIIYDVSKNIATGIKLVDQGLDKHGAKQPNYVAGEIIEADVVILAEGCDGLVTEKFVKKAGLTRRAKQLYSVGVKELIKVSDEQFSKFSSERVVHAMGYPLWTPVLGPAMFGGGVMHPVSQNHIAVGMIVGLDWKYCDFNPQDALTNFKNHKFVKKFIEGGTIVEAGAKMIPEGGFYALPRNPQTSAVGKSNVLILGDAAGFVNMLKIKGLHNAIKSGMAAGKAVAQCLNNFNSTASKYTELLNMSGVMEEMRFASRFRQNVAKFGPLFGMPLSVLGQKGPLFNVEEDYQAITSKKYKYKPSKNYDKDTFTAMAATEHREEQPSHLTIINTNTCAQKCTPKFGSPCITFCPAGVYETIGWQVKPANSSNCLHCKTCQRKCPFDNIRWTVPEGGGGPRYKNM comes from the coding sequence ATGAATAAAACTTCAGTAATTATTGTTGGGGCAGGGCCGGCAGGTTTATCGGCTGCGATTACGCTGAAACATCAGCAGAGCGATGCGGAAATATGCGTAATCGACAAGGCGGCCGAAGCGGGCAATCACAATCTGTCCGGCGCGACTCTCGAAGCCGGTGCTTTGGAATCGCTGATGGGACAGGTAAATCCGCAATGGCATCAATCCGAAGAGGCAAAGGATATTCTTGCGTATAGAGTGACGAAAGACAATACGATGTTTTTCGCGGGGGATAAATTAGCTTTCAATATTCATATAGCGATACAACTTGCGGAAAAGTTCAAAATCAACTTCGGCCAGATGAAACATCAGGGAGATTATATAATATCGATAAGCAGACTTACGAAATGGCTCTGCCAGACGGCGAAAGATATGGGAGTCGAAGTCATACACGGTTTCGCCGCTGAAGATATTATTTACGATGTGTCTAAAAATATCGCCACGGGGATAAAACTTGTCGATCAGGGGCTGGATAAGCACGGGGCAAAACAGCCTAATTATGTTGCGGGCGAAATTATCGAGGCAGATGTAGTTATACTCGCCGAGGGCTGCGATGGTCTGGTAACGGAAAAGTTTGTCAAAAAGGCGGGGTTAACGAGACGAGCAAAACAGCTTTACTCAGTCGGAGTAAAGGAATTGATAAAGGTAAGCGATGAACAGTTCAGCAAATTCAGCAGCGAAAGAGTTGTTCACGCGATGGGCTATCCTTTGTGGACGCCAGTTCTTGGGCCTGCGATGTTCGGCGGCGGTGTGATGCATCCTGTCAGTCAAAATCATATCGCGGTAGGAATGATTGTCGGGCTGGACTGGAAATACTGCGATTTCAATCCACAGGATGCGCTGACGAATTTCAAAAATCATAAGTTTGTAAAAAAATTCATAGAAGGCGGCACGATTGTCGAAGCAGGGGCGAAAATGATTCCCGAAGGCGGCTTTTACGCGCTGCCGAGAAATCCGCAGACAAGCGCGGTCGGAAAATCTAACGTGCTGATACTCGGCGATGCGGCAGGGTTTGTCAATATGCTCAAGATTAAAGGTTTGCACAACGCGATAAAATCCGGAATGGCAGCAGGCAAGGCAGTTGCCCAGTGTTTGAATAACTTTAACTCCACAGCGTCGAAATATACCGAACTGCTGAATATGTCGGGCGTAATGGAAGAAATGAGATTTGCGTCGAGATTCAGACAGAACGTTGCAAAATTCGGTCCGCTGTTCGGGATGCCGTTATCAGTTCTCGGCCAGAAAGGGCCGCTGTTCAATGTTGAGGAAGATTATCAGGCGATTACGAGCAAAAAATATAAATATAAACCGTCGAAGAATTACGACAAAGATACTTTTACGGCAATGGCGGCTACGGAACATCGCGAAGAGCAGCCCAGCCATCTGACGATAATAAACACAAATACCTGTGCGCAGAAATGCACGCCGAAATTTGGTTCGCCATGTATTACATTCTGCCCGGCAGGTGTGTATGAAACGATAGGCTGGCAGGTAAAACCGGCAAATTCATCTAACTGTCTGCACTGTAAAACCTGTCAGAGGAAATGTCCGTTCGACAATATCCGCTGGACGGTGCCTGAAGGTGGCGGCGGACCAAGATATAAAAATATGTAG
- the purF gene encoding amidophosphoribosyltransferase — MDKKENCGLFGIFGDDDAAEKTFFALHSLQHRGQESAGIATSNGEMITCHTGMGHTTRVFRSGPNTLNRLRNPMAIGHVRYSTSGSRNLANAQPLLSEYSRGQVAVAHNGNLINASLLRDEYEAYGHIFKSTNDTEIIIHLLAKPSHVSKPDPLGHVLNHLQGAYSLLFLFPDRIEAARDPYGIRPLCIGKTKNGAYCVASETCALVTIDAEYIRDVAPGEIVTLDSRGITSRWFVKPASITPAHCIFEHVYFAKQSSDIFGENVHEIRKRFGAQIAKEHPVDADVVIPVPDSGTSAAIGYSRQSGIPFDMGFIRSHYVGRTFISPTQDLRDLAVKLKLAVVANVVRGKRVIVVDDSIVRGTTTKGKINALRQAGVKEVHMRVSCPPIRFPCFYGVDFPTKQELLANERDMKQIKEFLDVDSIGYISLEGMLSCASLPKENYCTACWTGSYRIPIQTVVNKFTMERYQMQLFDDEPVQL, encoded by the coding sequence ATGGACAAGAAAGAAAACTGCGGTCTTTTCGGTATTTTTGGAGATGACGACGCGGCTGAAAAAACATTTTTTGCTCTGCACAGTCTTCAGCACCGCGGCCAGGAGTCGGCGGGCATTGCCACAAGTAACGGAGAGATGATTACCTGCCATACCGGCATGGGGCACACGACCAGGGTCTTCCGGTCGGGACCGAACACACTTAACCGCTTGCGCAATCCGATGGCTATAGGCCATGTACGATATTCCACCTCCGGCTCGCGAAACCTCGCAAATGCCCAGCCGCTGCTTAGCGAATACTCTCGGGGCCAGGTTGCGGTCGCTCATAACGGAAATTTAATAAACGCTTCTTTGCTTCGGGACGAATACGAGGCTTACGGCCATATTTTCAAATCCACAAACGACACTGAAATCATAATTCATCTTCTGGCCAAACCCTCGCACGTTTCAAAGCCTGACCCGCTGGGTCACGTTCTTAATCATCTTCAGGGTGCCTATTCTCTGCTCTTTCTTTTTCCCGACAGAATTGAAGCCGCAAGGGACCCTTACGGCATAAGGCCTCTGTGTATTGGAAAAACGAAAAACGGCGCTTACTGCGTCGCAAGCGAAACCTGCGCACTGGTCACTATTGACGCCGAATACATTAGAGATGTCGCTCCGGGCGAAATCGTAACACTCGACAGCAGGGGCATCACCAGCAGATGGTTTGTAAAGCCCGCAAGTATCACCCCGGCGCATTGCATCTTCGAGCACGTTTACTTCGCAAAGCAGAGCAGCGATATTTTCGGAGAAAATGTCCACGAGATCCGCAAAAGATTCGGCGCTCAGATTGCCAAAGAGCATCCCGTTGACGCCGATGTTGTAATTCCCGTGCCGGACTCAGGAACCTCGGCCGCCATTGGATATTCACGACAGAGCGGAATACCTTTTGATATGGGTTTTATAAGGAGCCATTACGTCGGCAGAACTTTTATTTCTCCGACTCAGGACCTGCGAGACCTTGCCGTCAAGCTCAAGCTTGCCGTCGTTGCAAACGTTGTCAGAGGCAAACGTGTTATAGTGGTTGACGATTCGATTGTTCGCGGCACAACCACGAAAGGCAAAATCAACGCGCTCAGACAGGCAGGAGTTAAGGAAGTTCACATGAGGGTAAGCTGTCCGCCGATAAGATTCCCCTGTTTTTACGGCGTGGATTTCCCCACAAAACAGGAATTGCTCGCCAACGAAAGAGATATGAAGCAGATAAAGGAATTTCTCGATGTGGACAGCATCGGTTATATCTCGCTCGAAGGAATGCTGTCCTGCGCCTCTTTGCCGAAGGAAAATTACTGCACCGCCTGCTGGACGGGAAGTTATCGGATTCCTATCCAGACGGTAGTGAATAAATTTACGATGGAACGATACCAGATGCAGCTTTTTGACGATGAACCGGTACAATTATAA
- a CDS encoding PfkB family carbohydrate kinase translates to MAGDKPKVVVIGGIYVDMAIRCVDFPATGQIAAGSGFSYTASGAGSNQAIQAALCGCDVYLVGKVGKDIFGQMIKDNLEAFGVNCDFVSDAEAKNTGVSVSFVNSSGANRTIISEGTNRALQNSDIEEERFEKLLRFADVCLINGGLSNDFICGAIRAAKLAQTKVILDPALSGEQFENQSGKLPLDYYTADILVPNFAEAAELSTAQNHNIHTAKLIGSDLIARGVGCVVIKLGRKGAMVIDKSGADHIAPFEVKFVDHTGCGDAFDGALAASCGVGSAKGCLTADEIRRAAKFASAAGALACSKFGSQESLPKKEEIIELLQSLP, encoded by the coding sequence ATGGCAGGGGACAAACCTAAAGTTGTCGTAATCGGCGGCATATATGTGGATATGGCGATACGGTGCGTGGATTTTCCTGCTACCGGACAAATCGCGGCAGGGAGCGGCTTTTCATATACGGCCTCCGGGGCAGGTTCGAACCAGGCAATTCAGGCGGCCCTTTGCGGATGCGATGTTTACCTCGTAGGCAAGGTCGGCAAAGATATCTTCGGGCAGATGATAAAAGACAACCTTGAAGCCTTCGGCGTAAACTGCGATTTTGTTTCCGATGCCGAGGCGAAAAACACCGGTGTGAGCGTTTCGTTCGTCAATAGTTCGGGAGCGAACAGAACAATTATCTCCGAAGGAACAAACAGGGCGCTGCAGAACAGCGATATAGAAGAGGAAAGATTCGAAAAACTTTTAAGGTTCGCCGATGTGTGCCTGATAAACGGCGGTCTTTCAAATGATTTTATCTGCGGCGCGATACGAGCGGCGAAACTGGCCCAGACAAAAGTAATTCTCGACCCTGCATTGTCAGGCGAGCAGTTTGAAAATCAAAGCGGGAAACTGCCGCTGGATTATTATACCGCCGATATACTGGTGCCTAATTTTGCCGAGGCTGCCGAGTTAAGCACCGCTCAAAATCATAATATTCATACCGCAAAACTTATCGGTTCCGACCTTATCGCCCGCGGCGTAGGCTGTGTTGTTATCAAGCTCGGCAGAAAAGGCGCGATGGTTATTGATAAAAGCGGCGCAGACCATATCGCGCCGTTTGAAGTAAAATTTGTCGACCATACCGGCTGCGGCGATGCGTTTGACGGAGCACTTGCCGCAAGCTGCGGCGTAGGCTCCGCTAAGGGATGCCTTACGGCAGACGAAATCAGAAGGGCCGCCAAGTTCGCATCGGCGGCAGGAGCGCTGGCCTGTTCAAAATTCGGTTCGCAGGAATCGCTGCCGAAAAAAGAGGAAATAATCGAACTGCTGCAGAGTTTGCCGTAA
- a CDS encoding sulfite exporter TauE/SafE family protein, producing MFTSLTNLLPQNYTSTQWLILCICAVCVGMNKTGLPGIGIVVVPLIAAFFPAKTSTGLLLPMLAMGDLFAVGFYHRHAKWPHIIKLLPPALFGIAAGSVVIRHISDFQLAPVIGVIVLVMLVLNYLRSQKQRDNFDVPTHWLFAVTMGFFAGLTTQMANAAGPVMIIYLLAARLPKYEFIGTGAWFFLIINWLKIPVFITEGRITLESVSADVIMLPLIAAGAIMGVFVLKKLPQKWFNIIMQILAAAAAVKLLF from the coding sequence ATGTTTACAAGTTTGACGAATCTATTGCCGCAGAATTACACTTCAACCCAATGGCTGATATTATGTATATGCGCAGTTTGTGTCGGTATGAACAAAACAGGTCTGCCCGGCATAGGGATAGTTGTAGTTCCTTTGATTGCGGCGTTTTTCCCGGCAAAGACCTCGACCGGTTTATTGCTGCCGATGCTTGCGATGGGCGATTTATTTGCCGTTGGTTTCTATCATCGTCACGCGAAATGGCCGCACATTATTAAACTCCTTCCGCCGGCACTTTTCGGCATAGCCGCCGGTTCCGTCGTAATCAGGCATATTTCCGATTTTCAGCTGGCGCCGGTCATAGGCGTAATTGTCCTTGTTATGCTCGTTTTAAATTATTTGCGTTCGCAAAAACAGCGGGATAATTTCGATGTGCCAACGCATTGGCTCTTTGCCGTTACTATGGGTTTCTTTGCGGGCCTTACTACGCAGATGGCCAACGCGGCCGGTCCCGTTATGATTATTTATCTGCTTGCCGCACGTCTGCCGAAATACGAATTCATCGGAACAGGCGCATGGTTTTTCCTTATTATCAACTGGCTCAAAATTCCGGTATTTATAACTGAAGGCAGGATAACCCTCGAATCGGTTTCTGCTGATGTTATTATGCTGCCTTTGATTGCTGCCGGTGCAATTATGGGAGTATTTGTTCTGAAAAAACTTCCCCAGAAATGGTTTAATATTATTATGCAAATCCTCGCCGCAGCAGCCGCCGTTAAACTGCTGTTCTAA